One Numida meleagris isolate 19003 breed g44 Domestic line chromosome 6, NumMel1.0, whole genome shotgun sequence genomic region harbors:
- the BATF gene encoding basic leucine zipper transcriptional factor ATF-like isoform X3, translating into MAQDGDKLSCKLGKLPWCRQDLDAMRCCTTETCQVLRNHRRLRPKGRCRAQSGEAEEAAEHGAGGQRASGLGTARAQRAPQGGGGIKGEREKPGTPQVQRKLRRSWEPETGAMPHSSDSSDSSISSQSPPPSKQDSSDDMRKVQRREKNRIAAQKSRLRQTQKADTLHLESEDLERQNAALRREIKQLTEEMKHFTSVLSSHEPLCSILASPPPPPPEVLYAAHSFHQPHISSPRFQH; encoded by the exons ATGGCTCAG GATGGAGACAAGCTATCCTGCAAGCTGGGGAAGCTGCCCTGGTGCAGACAGGACTTGGATGCGATGCGATGCTGCACTACAGAAACTTGCCAG GTTCTGAGAAACCACAGGAGGCTGAGACCTAAAGGAAGGTGCAGAGCTCAGAGCGGggaggcagaggaagcagcagagcacgGGGCAGGAGGACAGCGTGCCTCTGGGCTGGGGACTGCCAGAGCCCAGCGAGCACCCCAGGGCGGAGGAGGAAtcaagggagaaagagagaagccGGGCACACCACAGGtgcagaggaagctgaggagGTCCTGGGAGCCAGAGACGGGAGCCATGCCCCACAGCTCTGACAGCAGCGACTCCAGCATCTCCAGCCAATCCCCCCCTCCCAGCAAGCAG GACTCTTCTGATGACATGAGgaaagtccagaggagggagaagaacCGCATTGCTGCCCAGAAGAGCCGCCTGCGGCAGACCCAGAAAGCAGACACACTGCACTTG GAGAGTGAAGACCTGGAGAGGCAGAACGCAGCCCTGCGCCGGGAGATCAAGCAGTTGACAGAGGAGATGAAGCACTTCACCTCAGTGCTGAGCTCCCATGAACCACTCTGCTCCATCCTGGCATCACCCCCACCGCCGCCCCCAGAGGTGCTTTACGCTGCGCACTCCTTCCACCAGCCCCACATCAGCTCCCCACGCTTCCAGCACTGA
- the BATF gene encoding basic leucine zipper transcriptional factor ATF-like isoform X1 produces the protein METSYPASWGSCPGADRTWMRCDAALQKLASISKTAPSSPALRSPPGLLFSRPSGPIVFAPSSSCRILVLRNHRRLRPKGRCRAQSGEAEEAAEHGAGGQRASGLGTARAQRAPQGGGGIKGEREKPGTPQVQRKLRRSWEPETGAMPHSSDSSDSSISSQSPPPSKQDSSDDMRKVQRREKNRIAAQKSRLRQTQKADTLHLESEDLERQNAALRREIKQLTEEMKHFTSVLSSHEPLCSILASPPPPPPEVLYAAHSFHQPHISSPRFQH, from the exons ATGGAGACAAGCTATCCTGCAAGCTGGGGAAGCTGCCCTGGTGCAGACAGGACTTGGATGCGATGCGATGCTGCACTACAGAAACTTGCCAG CATATCAAAGACGGCTCCTTCCTCCCCCGCCCTCCGCTCACCCCCAGGACTTCTCTTTTCTAGGCCGAGTGGACCCATCGTCTTCGCTCCTTCCTCTTCGTGCAGGATTTTG GTTCTGAGAAACCACAGGAGGCTGAGACCTAAAGGAAGGTGCAGAGCTCAGAGCGGggaggcagaggaagcagcagagcacgGGGCAGGAGGACAGCGTGCCTCTGGGCTGGGGACTGCCAGAGCCCAGCGAGCACCCCAGGGCGGAGGAGGAAtcaagggagaaagagagaagccGGGCACACCACAGGtgcagaggaagctgaggagGTCCTGGGAGCCAGAGACGGGAGCCATGCCCCACAGCTCTGACAGCAGCGACTCCAGCATCTCCAGCCAATCCCCCCCTCCCAGCAAGCAG GACTCTTCTGATGACATGAGgaaagtccagaggagggagaagaacCGCATTGCTGCCCAGAAGAGCCGCCTGCGGCAGACCCAGAAAGCAGACACACTGCACTTG GAGAGTGAAGACCTGGAGAGGCAGAACGCAGCCCTGCGCCGGGAGATCAAGCAGTTGACAGAGGAGATGAAGCACTTCACCTCAGTGCTGAGCTCCCATGAACCACTCTGCTCCATCCTGGCATCACCCCCACCGCCGCCCCCAGAGGTGCTTTACGCTGCGCACTCCTTCCACCAGCCCCACATCAGCTCCCCACGCTTCCAGCACTGA
- the BATF gene encoding basic leucine zipper transcriptional factor ATF-like isoform X4, translating to METSYPASWGSCPGADRTWMRCDAALQKLASISKTAPSSPALRSPPGLLFSRPSGPIVFAPSSSCRILVLRNHRRLRPKGRCRAQSGEAEEAAEHGAGGQRASGLGTARAQRAPQGGGGIKGEREKPGTPQVQRKLRRSWEPETGAMPHSSDSSDSSISSQSPPPSKQESEDLERQNAALRREIKQLTEEMKHFTSVLSSHEPLCSILASPPPPPPEVLYAAHSFHQPHISSPRFQH from the exons ATGGAGACAAGCTATCCTGCAAGCTGGGGAAGCTGCCCTGGTGCAGACAGGACTTGGATGCGATGCGATGCTGCACTACAGAAACTTGCCAG CATATCAAAGACGGCTCCTTCCTCCCCCGCCCTCCGCTCACCCCCAGGACTTCTCTTTTCTAGGCCGAGTGGACCCATCGTCTTCGCTCCTTCCTCTTCGTGCAGGATTTTG GTTCTGAGAAACCACAGGAGGCTGAGACCTAAAGGAAGGTGCAGAGCTCAGAGCGGggaggcagaggaagcagcagagcacgGGGCAGGAGGACAGCGTGCCTCTGGGCTGGGGACTGCCAGAGCCCAGCGAGCACCCCAGGGCGGAGGAGGAAtcaagggagaaagagagaagccGGGCACACCACAGGtgcagaggaagctgaggagGTCCTGGGAGCCAGAGACGGGAGCCATGCCCCACAGCTCTGACAGCAGCGACTCCAGCATCTCCAGCCAATCCCCCCCTCCCAGCAAGCAG GAGAGTGAAGACCTGGAGAGGCAGAACGCAGCCCTGCGCCGGGAGATCAAGCAGTTGACAGAGGAGATGAAGCACTTCACCTCAGTGCTGAGCTCCCATGAACCACTCTGCTCCATCCTGGCATCACCCCCACCGCCGCCCCCAGAGGTGCTTTACGCTGCGCACTCCTTCCACCAGCCCCACATCAGCTCCCCACGCTTCCAGCACTGA
- the BATF gene encoding basic leucine zipper transcriptional factor ATF-like isoform X2, protein METSYPASWGSCPGADRTWMRCDAALQKLARPSGPIVFAPSSSCRILVLRNHRRLRPKGRCRAQSGEAEEAAEHGAGGQRASGLGTARAQRAPQGGGGIKGEREKPGTPQVQRKLRRSWEPETGAMPHSSDSSDSSISSQSPPPSKQDSSDDMRKVQRREKNRIAAQKSRLRQTQKADTLHLESEDLERQNAALRREIKQLTEEMKHFTSVLSSHEPLCSILASPPPPPPEVLYAAHSFHQPHISSPRFQH, encoded by the exons ATGGAGACAAGCTATCCTGCAAGCTGGGGAAGCTGCCCTGGTGCAGACAGGACTTGGATGCGATGCGATGCTGCACTACAGAAACTTGCCAG GCCGAGTGGACCCATCGTCTTCGCTCCTTCCTCTTCGTGCAGGATTTTG GTTCTGAGAAACCACAGGAGGCTGAGACCTAAAGGAAGGTGCAGAGCTCAGAGCGGggaggcagaggaagcagcagagcacgGGGCAGGAGGACAGCGTGCCTCTGGGCTGGGGACTGCCAGAGCCCAGCGAGCACCCCAGGGCGGAGGAGGAAtcaagggagaaagagagaagccGGGCACACCACAGGtgcagaggaagctgaggagGTCCTGGGAGCCAGAGACGGGAGCCATGCCCCACAGCTCTGACAGCAGCGACTCCAGCATCTCCAGCCAATCCCCCCCTCCCAGCAAGCAG GACTCTTCTGATGACATGAGgaaagtccagaggagggagaagaacCGCATTGCTGCCCAGAAGAGCCGCCTGCGGCAGACCCAGAAAGCAGACACACTGCACTTG GAGAGTGAAGACCTGGAGAGGCAGAACGCAGCCCTGCGCCGGGAGATCAAGCAGTTGACAGAGGAGATGAAGCACTTCACCTCAGTGCTGAGCTCCCATGAACCACTCTGCTCCATCCTGGCATCACCCCCACCGCCGCCCCCAGAGGTGCTTTACGCTGCGCACTCCTTCCACCAGCCCCACATCAGCTCCCCACGCTTCCAGCACTGA
- the BATF gene encoding basic leucine zipper transcriptional factor ATF-like isoform X5 has protein sequence MKPGPFLTQVLRNHRRLRPKGRCRAQSGEAEEAAEHGAGGQRASGLGTARAQRAPQGGGGIKGEREKPGTPQVQRKLRRSWEPETGAMPHSSDSSDSSISSQSPPPSKQDSSDDMRKVQRREKNRIAAQKSRLRQTQKADTLHLESEDLERQNAALRREIKQLTEEMKHFTSVLSSHEPLCSILASPPPPPPEVLYAAHSFHQPHISSPRFQH, from the exons ATGAAACCCGGACCATTTCTGACACAG GTTCTGAGAAACCACAGGAGGCTGAGACCTAAAGGAAGGTGCAGAGCTCAGAGCGGggaggcagaggaagcagcagagcacgGGGCAGGAGGACAGCGTGCCTCTGGGCTGGGGACTGCCAGAGCCCAGCGAGCACCCCAGGGCGGAGGAGGAAtcaagggagaaagagagaagccGGGCACACCACAGGtgcagaggaagctgaggagGTCCTGGGAGCCAGAGACGGGAGCCATGCCCCACAGCTCTGACAGCAGCGACTCCAGCATCTCCAGCCAATCCCCCCCTCCCAGCAAGCAG GACTCTTCTGATGACATGAGgaaagtccagaggagggagaagaacCGCATTGCTGCCCAGAAGAGCCGCCTGCGGCAGACCCAGAAAGCAGACACACTGCACTTG GAGAGTGAAGACCTGGAGAGGCAGAACGCAGCCCTGCGCCGGGAGATCAAGCAGTTGACAGAGGAGATGAAGCACTTCACCTCAGTGCTGAGCTCCCATGAACCACTCTGCTCCATCCTGGCATCACCCCCACCGCCGCCCCCAGAGGTGCTTTACGCTGCGCACTCCTTCCACCAGCCCCACATCAGCTCCCCACGCTTCCAGCACTGA
- the BATF gene encoding basic leucine zipper transcriptional factor ATF-like isoform X6, protein MPHSSDSSDSSISSQSPPPSKQDSSDDMRKVQRREKNRIAAQKSRLRQTQKADTLHLESEDLERQNAALRREIKQLTEEMKHFTSVLSSHEPLCSILASPPPPPPEVLYAAHSFHQPHISSPRFQH, encoded by the exons ATGCCCCACAGCTCTGACAGCAGCGACTCCAGCATCTCCAGCCAATCCCCCCCTCCCAGCAAGCAG GACTCTTCTGATGACATGAGgaaagtccagaggagggagaagaacCGCATTGCTGCCCAGAAGAGCCGCCTGCGGCAGACCCAGAAAGCAGACACACTGCACTTG GAGAGTGAAGACCTGGAGAGGCAGAACGCAGCCCTGCGCCGGGAGATCAAGCAGTTGACAGAGGAGATGAAGCACTTCACCTCAGTGCTGAGCTCCCATGAACCACTCTGCTCCATCCTGGCATCACCCCCACCGCCGCCCCCAGAGGTGCTTTACGCTGCGCACTCCTTCCACCAGCCCCACATCAGCTCCCCACGCTTCCAGCACTGA